The DNA window TCGCTGCCCACCTTCATCGCTCCGGCGTAGCTGGCGCCCATTCCCCAGGCGGCGCCGTGGTCGCGGGCGATCTGCAATACGCCTCCCGCCGTGGCCTTGCGGCTCCAGTCTTGCTGCCATTCCAGCATCAGCGCCACCCAATTGATGGGGGTAGCGCCCGCTTGCACCAGGCGCTGCATGGCGTTGTTTTGCGTGTCTGGCGTAATATCGCCGGTGACGTCCGACAGGATATAAACCTCATAACCCTCGCCCAGGGCGGACAGCGCCGGCAGCATCACGCAGCTGGCGGTCCATAGCCCGCCGATGATGATTTTCTTGCGGCCGGATTGCTTGATCAGATCCGCCACGCGCCGGTCCTGCCAGACATTGATGGCGGTGCGATCGTACACCTGCAGGTCTGGGCGCGCCTGCGTCACCTGCTGGAATACCGGTCCGGCGAAGCTTTTGGCGTTGGCCGATGCCAGAATGGTCGGCACATTGAATACCTTGGCGGCCTTGGCGATACCGGCGGCGTTATTCACCAGGTTGGTTTGATCGATAGAAGAAACGGTCATACCGAACATGTCCTGCAGATCGACCAGCAGCAACAGGCTGTTGTCGGCGGTCAGCGGTTGCACATAACCCGCCTGACGGCTGTCGGCGACAGGGGATTGCGCCAGCGCGACGACGGGGGCGGTGGCGGCGCTCAGGCCGAACATCAGGGCGAATAGGGTCTTTTTCATTATTAACTCCAAGATTATCAGTAAATTAAGTTCACTTACCACTCAGGGAAGCGGTTGGATAAAGTCTACTGATGTTGATGGGGTTAATAATCTGTGGTTTATTGAATTTATAATTAACCCGTAGGACATAATATGGATGTGCTACTGACGATGCGCGCCTTTCGCCGCGTGGTCGAACGCAACAGTTTCTATAAGGCGGCGGAGGATCTGGCGATCACACCGGCGGCCTTGAGCAAGCAGATTAAGCAGCTGGAAAATCGATTGGGTACGCTGTTAATCGTGCGCACCACTCGCAGCATGAGTCTGACCGAAGCCGGCCAGCTCTATTACCAGGAAGCCTGCCGGCTGCTCGGCGAATTCGACGCGCTGGAACAGACGGTGGCGGCCAGCACGCAGCAGGTTTCCGGCATGCTGCGGGTTAATGCGCCACTCTCGTTTGGCCTGACGGTGCTGTCGCCACTGTTGCCGCTGTTTATGCAGCGTTACCCGCAATTGCAGGTAGAACTGACGCTGGATGATCGCGTGTTGGACGTGGTGGCGGCCGGTTTCGATATCTCACTGCGCATTCGTCGGCGGTTGCCGGATTCATCGCTCAGCGCGCAGGCGCTGGGGGAGATACAGCAACGGATTTGCGCCGCGCCCGGTTATCTGGCGCAGCACGGTGCGCCACAGGCGCCGGAGGAACTGCAGCGGCACAGTTGCCTGGCGTATTCTTT is part of the Serratia surfactantfaciens genome and encodes:
- a CDS encoding isochorismatase family protein gives rise to the protein MKKTLFALMFGLSAATAPVVALAQSPVADSRQAGYVQPLTADNSLLLLVDLQDMFGMTVSSIDQTNLVNNAAGIAKAAKVFNVPTILASANAKSFAGPVFQQVTQARPDLQVYDRTAINVWQDRRVADLIKQSGRKKIIIGGLWTASCVMLPALSALGEGYEVYILSDVTGDITPDTQNNAMQRLVQAGATPINWVALMLEWQQDWSRKATAGGVLQIARDHGAAWGMGASYAGAMKVGSEAK
- a CDS encoding LysR family transcriptional regulator, whose translation is MDVLLTMRAFRRVVERNSFYKAAEDLAITPAALSKQIKQLENRLGTLLIVRTTRSMSLTEAGQLYYQEACRLLGEFDALEQTVAASTQQVSGMLRVNAPLSFGLTVLSPLLPLFMQRYPQLQVELTLDDRVLDVVAAGFDISLRIRRRLPDSSLSAQALGEIQQRICAAPGYLAQHGAPQAPEELQRHSCLAYSLAERPGQWQFSAGSDSLSVALTPRFTANNSLMLRDMLVAGLGIGSLPSFVADPEIAAGRLVPLFPAMAAETHQVFAVYPTRRHLQRKVRLFTEFVRECGLRTPD